The Fragaria vesca subsp. vesca linkage group LG2, FraVesHawaii_1.0, whole genome shotgun sequence genome includes a window with the following:
- the LOC101313573 gene encoding protein YeeZ-like: protein MTGAPDVKSPNRIFITGMGFVGQALAIDLKKQGWDVSGTCTSINKKKRLAEEMGFDMYLFDANEPDLATIDVMKFHTHMVVSIPPVTGFGDPMLQHEQLLRKALLGGNLQWLCYLSSTSVYGDCGGAWVDEDYPPNPTREVGKLRLAAEKGWLQLGQSLGLSTKVFRLGGIYGPGRSAVDTIIKQEALSKSQRMRGYRQFTSRIHVEDICQAIEASIRMSSSREIYNIVDDDPSPREAVFEYARDLVDRKWPGWIKQSSEKRESTETDKQDGLLGEKRVCNAHMKKELGVRLLHPSYRSGLQNIIDQMDKPFSTL, encoded by the exons ATGACCGGCGCACCGGACGTAAAATCTCCGAACCGGATATTTATCACCGGGATGGGTTTCGTCGGACAAGCGTTGGCGATTGACCTCAAGAAACAGGGATG GGATGTCTCTGGTACTTGTACAAGCATTAACAAGAAGAAGAGACTCGCGGAAGAAATGGGCTTTGATATGTACCTCTTTGATGCAAATGAACCAGA TTTGGCCACCATTGATGTTATGAAGTTCCATACTCACATGGTTGTTTCAATTCCTCCGGTTACTGGTTTTGGTGATCCG ATGCTGCAACATGAACAACTTTTGAGGAAAGCACTTTTGGGTGGAAATCTTCAGTGGCTTTGCTATTTGTCATCAACTA GTGTGTATGGAGATTGTGGAGGTGCATGGGTGGATGAGGA TTATCCCCCTAACCCCACAAGGGAGGTGGGAAAATTAAGGTTAGCTGCTGAGAAAGGATGGTTACAGTTGGGGCAGAGTCTGGGCCTCTCGACAAAAGTATTTCGGCTTGGAGGTATCTATGGTCCTGGTAGAAG TGCTGTTGACACCATAATCAAGCAGGAAGCCTTATCAAAAAGTCAGAGAATGAGGGGATATAGGCAGTTCACATCAAGGATTCATGTTGAGGATATTTGTCAAGCCATTGAGGCCAGTATTCGAATGTCTTCCTCCAG GGAAATTTATAATATTGTTGATGATGACCCTTCCCCAAGAGAAGCAGTGTTCGAGTATGCAAGAGACTTGGTTGATAGAAAATGGCCAGGTTGGATCAAACAGTCTTCTGAAAAAAGAGAATCTACAGAGACTGATAAACAAGATGGTTTGTTGGGTGAGAAGAGAGTCTGCAATGCTCATATGAAGAAGGAGCTAGGAGTCAGGCTTCTTCATCCTAGTTATAGATCAGGATTACAAAATATTATTGACCAAATGGATAAACCATTTTCAACATTGTGA
- the LOC101313863 gene encoding protein TIC 20-I, chloroplastic-like: MIPNACARPGGFISVNSRVCKPSICSSPVLSCAPRFRSKSAFQCISSWSSSQKAMPLLHPCAASSPFFSGDQGSLLRMMPTLQRRGKSSMAPQASKDVPYSFRFPPMMKKPKWWWRTLACLPYLMPLHETWMYAETAYHLHPFLEDFEFFTYPFLGAIGSLPSWFLMAYFFVAYLGIVRRKEWPHFFRFHVVMGMLLEIALQVIGTVSRWMPLAVYWGKFGMHFWTAVAFAYLFTVLECIRCALAGMYADIPFVCDAAYIQIPYD, encoded by the exons ATGATTCCAAATGCATGTGCCAGACCCGGTGGGTTTATCTCTGTGAATTCGAGAGTATGTAAGCCCTCGATATGCAGTAGTCCTGTGTTGTCATGCGCTCCTCGTTTTCGGAGTAAGAGTGCTTTTCAATGCATCAGTTCATGGAGTTCTTCTCAGAAAG CTATGCCACTTCTGCACCCTTGTGCTGCGTCGAGCCCATTTTTCAGTGGGGATCAAGGCAGTCTTTTACGCATGATGCCCACATTGCAAAGGCGAGGCAAATCTAGTATGGCCCCTCAAGCATCTAAGGATGTCCCATACAGTTTTCGGTTCCCTCCCATGATGAAGAAGCCAAAGTGGTGGTGGAGGACATTGGCATGTCTCCCCTACTTAATGCCCCTACACGAGACATGGATGTATGCTGAGACAGCCTATCACCTGCACCCTTTCCTGGAAGACTTTGAGTTCTTCACATACCCGTTCCTTGGTGCCATTGGGAGCTTGCCCAGCTGGTTCTTGATGGCCTACTTTTTCGTTGCATATCTTGGAATTGTGAGGAGAAAGGAGTGGCCTCACTTCTTCAGATTTCATGTCGTGATGGGCATGCTGCTGGAGATTGCGTTGCAGGTGATAGGGACTGTGAGCCGTTGGATGCCACTTGCTGTTTACTGGGGTAAATTTGGGATGCACTTCTGGACAGCCGTTGCATTTGCTTACCTATTTACAGTGTTGGAGTGCATACGCTGCGCTCTTGCTGGTATGTATGCTGATATCCCCTTTGTTTGTGATGCTGCATATATTCAAATTCCCTACGACTAA